In one window of Gossypium hirsutum isolate 1008001.06 chromosome A01, Gossypium_hirsutum_v2.1, whole genome shotgun sequence DNA:
- the LOC107918059 gene encoding PAP-specific phosphatase HAL2-like isoform X1, producing MAEKNDKYGKELDLAVRIVHMACSLCQKVQQSLVSAASGHVLAKDDDSPVTIADWSVQATVSWLLSEFLEGWSVSIVAEEDVQTLSKPEAASLLSAVVNTVNECLAEAPKYGLQCPKKVLGTSQILEAISRCNSTGGPTGRHWVLDPVDGTLGFVRGDQYAVALGLIEDGKLVLGVLGCPNYPMRKELLNYNHQCNQIKPTSPPSSDIWQKGCVMYASRGTGQAWMQPLIHGDTKFEWPNSATLLQASPVDDPSLATFCEPVEKANSNHLFTEGLANSIGLKNRPMRVHSMVKYAAIARGDAEVYIKFARSGYKEKIWDHAAGVVIVEEAGGVVTDAGGRPLDFSRDCT from the exons ATGGCGGAGAAGAATGACAAGTACGGTAAAGAGTTGGATTTGGCTGTTAGAATTGTGCATATGGCTTGTTCTTTATGTCAAAAAGTGCAACAAAGCTTGGTTTCTGCTGCTTCTGGACatgttttggccaaggatgaTGATTCTCCTGTTACTATTGCAg ACTGGAGCGTCCAAGCAACTGTTAGTTGGCTGCTTTCCGAATTCTTGGAGGGTTGGAGTGTGTCCATTGTTGCTGAAGAAGATGTCCAAACACTCTCCAAGCCTGAAGCGGCTAGTTTACTTTCAGCTGTTGTCAATACTGTGAATGAATGCTTAGCTGAAGCACCAAAGTATGGTCTTCAGTGTCCAAAGAAAGTTCTCGGGACTTCACAAATCCTTGAGGCTATCAGTCGGTGTAACTCAACTGGGGGCCCAACTGGAAGACATTGGGTGCTTGACCCTGTTGATGGGACATTGGGATTTGTACGTGGTGACCAGTATGCTGTAGCACTAGGCTTGATTGAGGATGGGAAGCTAGTTCTTGGAGTTCTTGGGTGTCCTAATTACCCTATGAGAAAGGAATTGTTGAATTATAATCATCAATGCAACCAAATTAAGCCGACGAGTCCACCATCTTCAGATATTTGGCAAAAAGGATGTGTGATGTATGCAAGTAGAGGAACTGGTCAGGCATGGATGCAACCTTTGATCCATGGGGATACAAAATTTGAATGGCCAAATTCTGCTACATTGCTACAGGCTTCTCCTGTTGATGATCCATCGCTGGCAACTTTTTGTGAACCTGTGGAAAAGGCAAATTCAAACCACTTGTTTACCGAGGGGCTTGCTAACAGCATAGGTCTCAA AAACCGACCTATGCGAGTCCATAGCATGGTAAAATATGCAGCAATAGCTCGGGGTGATGCTGAAGTTTATATTAAGTTTGCAAGATCTGGGTACAAAGAGAAGATATGGGATCACGCTGCTGGTGTTGTCATTGTAGAAGAGGCTGGTGGGGTTGTAACGGATGCAGGAGGTCGCCCCTTGGACTTCAGTAGGGACTGTACTTAG
- the LOC107918059 gene encoding PAP-specific phosphatase HAL2-like isoform X2: protein MMERNSISLFVNCNYWSVQATVSWLLSEFLEGWSVSIVAEEDVQTLSKPEAASLLSAVVNTVNECLAEAPKYGLQCPKKVLGTSQILEAISRCNSTGGPTGRHWVLDPVDGTLGFVRGDQYAVALGLIEDGKLVLGVLGCPNYPMRKELLNYNHQCNQIKPTSPPSSDIWQKGCVMYASRGTGQAWMQPLIHGDTKFEWPNSATLLQASPVDDPSLATFCEPVEKANSNHLFTEGLANSIGLKNRPMRVHSMVKYAAIARGDAEVYIKFARSGYKEKIWDHAAGVVIVEEAGGVVTDAGGRPLDFSRDCT, encoded by the exons ATGATGGAAAGAAACTCTATAAGCCTCTTTGTTAATTGCAATT ACTGGAGCGTCCAAGCAACTGTTAGTTGGCTGCTTTCCGAATTCTTGGAGGGTTGGAGTGTGTCCATTGTTGCTGAAGAAGATGTCCAAACACTCTCCAAGCCTGAAGCGGCTAGTTTACTTTCAGCTGTTGTCAATACTGTGAATGAATGCTTAGCTGAAGCACCAAAGTATGGTCTTCAGTGTCCAAAGAAAGTTCTCGGGACTTCACAAATCCTTGAGGCTATCAGTCGGTGTAACTCAACTGGGGGCCCAACTGGAAGACATTGGGTGCTTGACCCTGTTGATGGGACATTGGGATTTGTACGTGGTGACCAGTATGCTGTAGCACTAGGCTTGATTGAGGATGGGAAGCTAGTTCTTGGAGTTCTTGGGTGTCCTAATTACCCTATGAGAAAGGAATTGTTGAATTATAATCATCAATGCAACCAAATTAAGCCGACGAGTCCACCATCTTCAGATATTTGGCAAAAAGGATGTGTGATGTATGCAAGTAGAGGAACTGGTCAGGCATGGATGCAACCTTTGATCCATGGGGATACAAAATTTGAATGGCCAAATTCTGCTACATTGCTACAGGCTTCTCCTGTTGATGATCCATCGCTGGCAACTTTTTGTGAACCTGTGGAAAAGGCAAATTCAAACCACTTGTTTACCGAGGGGCTTGCTAACAGCATAGGTCTCAA AAACCGACCTATGCGAGTCCATAGCATGGTAAAATATGCAGCAATAGCTCGGGGTGATGCTGAAGTTTATATTAAGTTTGCAAGATCTGGGTACAAAGAGAAGATATGGGATCACGCTGCTGGTGTTGTCATTGTAGAAGAGGCTGGTGGGGTTGTAACGGATGCAGGAGGTCGCCCCTTGGACTTCAGTAGGGACTGTACTTAG